TATTCGCATAACGAATGGCCACAAATTCTAATGCTTTCCTATAAGTTTCTTTATCTTTATACTTTCCTAAAGACAATGCTTTTAAAAGTACAAGTTTAGGTGTTAATTCAGATTCTTTAATTGTTGATAGAAAAACATCAATATCTTTTACAACAGCTTCGTATTTTTGTTCTTTATATAGATAGTATATTTCTTTGTACTTATCTAAAACAGCATCTTCTTTTTTATTTTCTGTTAATTTTCTAGTCGGATTTCTTATGATTTCCGCAAATGTTGTTTCAGAATACTTAGTTAAAATTACACTTTTGTATTCATTCGCTTTAGCCATATCGTTTATTTCACTATATATTTGATATAAATGATAACTTATCGGTAGTTCTAATGTATTATTTTGTTGTTCTTTTTGTAATCGTTCTAAATTTTTAATAGCAAGATTACTATTTTTAAACTGCTCTTTATAAATTAACCCTAACTGATATAAAGCATCATTACGATCTTCTTTTAATGTTGTAATTATTTTTTCATCCGTAGGGATTTCGTCTAAATAAGTCGATAATTCGTAAC
The Tenacibaculum pacificus DNA segment above includes these coding regions:
- the porW gene encoding type IX secretion system periplasmic lipoprotein PorW/SprE; this encodes MTATERTSFFETYIEKIKKEDEEKKQLLLNAQNFGSSFGTGKAINNGSNKGKWYFYNSQALGFGKEAFQNTWGMRPLEDNWRLSDKSTTIIEEVDEDSTEPVVNLRYELSTYLDEIPTDEKIITTLKEDRNDALYQLGLIYKEQFKNSNLAIKNLERLQKEQQNNTLELPISYHLYQIYSEINDMAKANEYKSVILTKYSETTFAEIIRNPTRKLTENKKEDAVLDKYKEIYYLYKEQKYEAVVKDIDVFLSTIKESELTPKLVLLKALSLGKYKDKETYRKALEFVAIRYANKAEGVKAKEILDRIK